The nucleotide window gacaatcagttgaagcctcgtcacacagaacacatgtacggtttctccctgcagtgaatggtgcgatgttttttcaggctgtgtaactggttaaagctctttccacaggcagtgcactggaacactctcactcgggtgtgtgtgtctcggtgcttttccagtcacactgatgtttgaaatcttttcccacagacagaacagacaaacatttctcctttcacagtaaaaggccgatgatattcatgttgcggtggatcgagtgactgtcagatcttggtgatgttggttcgagtttcccgtctgcatatcctccccttctaatgCCCTGTAAactgagtttacaaaagtcatcactgtaaggaaAGGATGGACATTCAGAACAGTCAATTCTGGTTTCTATGGTACGCACATTCCTCTCTGGTGTCCCcacagctgtaaatccctgtcccacacactaTCCTTACACcccgtgctgaaatccaaacccattacaTCATCGCCAACATTTTTTCTttcttgctgaaggtgctgactctggctgggttcagttctacactcactggttcccctccctctcttcccctgaagtactgactctggttgggttctagttaggccacagctagagtatgtgtgcagttctggtcaccacattacaggaaagatgtgattgcaccagagagggtacaaagtcacagaggaggaagaggggagacctcattgcggtgtataaaattatgaggggcctagatagagtggacagtaaggacctattttccttagtagAGGGATCCATAcctggggggcatagatttaaagtaattggtcaaaggtttagatgggatttgagaagttttttcacccagaggatggtgggagtctggaactcactgcctgaaaggggggtagaggcagaacccctcatagcatttaaaaatacctggatatgcacttgaggggcccagatagaatggataggaagaacctatttgccttagcagaatggtcaataactcggagtgcatagaattaaagtaattcgtagaaggattagagggaagacctaattgaagtatataaaattatgagggcctggatagagtggatagcatgGACCAATTTCCATTTGCAgatggtcagctgtggctcagtgagtagcactctcatctctgagtcagaattgttgtgggttcaagtcccactccagggacttgagcacaaaaaatctaggctgacatgccagtgtagtgctgagggagtgctgcactgtcggaggagccgactttcggatgagacgtaaaaccgaggctctgtctgctctctctctggtgtctggtaaaagatcccatggcactatttcgaataagagcagcgGATGTATCCCCGgcgttctggacaatatttatccctcaatctaaataagaaaaacagtttatctggtcattatcacatggctgtctgtgggatcttgctgtgcacagattgactgccacatttcccacattacaacagtgactacgctccaacagAACTTCATTCTCtgtgaagagctttgagacgtctggtggcggtgagaggcgctatataaatgtaagtcttataTCAATGTAAGCCGAGAGCTGtacagtgggatcaggctggagagctctgtgccggccggcagggacacgatgggccgaatggcctccttctgtgatgtcacCGCCTGGGGTTCTATGACGTCACAGGTCTCACCAGCAGCCGCACTGCCTGATGGGTGATTGACAGCCGAGAGTCCGCGCCTGCGCACCGGGAACCGCGCCCCTGGCACAGCGCCCCTCCCGGTCATCATCGGTAATAACCGCGCATGCCCAGAGGACAcagaccgccccctcccccccacactcagagCGGGGCCTGCGCACTCAGATCCTGTGACGCGATGCCTTCTGGGGAAAGGTGTTTGTGTCCGTTAAAGAGCCGCGATCGGTGACGTAAAGTGAGTTTTCTCCGCTCCGATTGGGTAGAGAatggcgcgggggggagggggagaataaagGCAAATCCAAACCTGAGAGTCCGCACATCCGGGTCCCCGACACACGTCACACAGTCTGGCGGAGCGCGCTCGAGGGACACGTGACCcgggcccacggcctgattgacgggagcttccgaccaatggggagcgagcggggcggggctggacagggagctttactctgtatctaacccctgtacctgccctgggagtgtttgatgggacagtgtagagggagctttactctgtatctaaccccgtgctgtacctgccctgggagtgtttgatgggacagtgtagagggagctttactctgtatctaaccccctgtacctgccctgggagtgtttgatgggacagtgtagagggagctttactctgtatctaaccccgtgctgtacctgccctgggagtgtttgatgggacagtgtagagggagctttactctgtatctaaccccctgtacctgccctgggagtgattgatgggacagtgtagagggagctttactctgtatctaaccccctgtacctgccctgggagtgtttgatgagacagtgtagaggaagctttactctgtatctaacccgtgctgtacctgactggagagtgtttATGGCAGACATTAAGTGCTCAGAATACTCCATTCCCCGATGCTGACCTCCATCACCTCGGTGAGAATAATATTTAACCCAAagttcctcccctggacacagatgcagagggacagtgagtgtcccaaacattgttgtacagtgtgctggATAGTTCacccctgggtctgagccttttggtgatgatttgaactaaacccagaaagagtcagcaccttcaggacaggGAGAACAGTCAACTTAAAAGAAAAATGTTGGGATGACTGCACAGGGtggagggatttacagctttgggggaacaagagaggaaagaatgttctctCTTGAATAGAAACTAGAATGATCTTTTCTGAATTcatatcctgtacttacagtgatgagttttgtaaactccttttacagggtattagaagaggaggatttacagacgggaaactcaaacctaACATCATGTCAAGATCTCACAGAATCACTCAATACATCTGAACCTTAGTATCATCGGTGTTTGAATGTAGAAGGAGAAAtcttttaaccagttacacagcctgaaatacATCGCACCATTCAtagtggggagaaactgtacacgtgttctgtgtgcaggagaagcttcaactgatcatccaacctggagagacaccaggacacccgcaccatggagatacAGTGGAAATGTGGGGTCTGTGGGATAGGATTTAATTACCCATCtctgctggaaactcatcgacacaATCACACCGGGAAGAaaccgttcacctgccctgtgtgtgagaagggattcactcagttatctggcctactggcacaccagcgagttcacactggagagaggctgtTCGCCTGtcctgtgtgtgagaagggatttgcTCAGTTATCTGGCctcctggcacaccagcgagttcacactggggagaagccattcacctgctctgagtgtgggaagggattcactcagaaaTCCAAACTGCTGAAACACCAGTgcattcacaagtgactgcaggggttggaacctgctgttattgctgctgttaatcacatcccgactgaaccatgttcattctgatagttggggtttgtttctgctggtgTTAACAACCCTATAATTTGGCTGGATTTTCGATATATTGCTGATTATGTTCTCGGGGCTGCAATGTCCATCTAGGATCCACTATCTGTGATCTATCCCCTTAATTTAGGGACGCTCGTCAGaaattaatttaaaataaaattatgaacttttacttcaatcctaaattgatGTTTGGTACAAAATCTAGAATTCACAGTCTGAAAGATTTCACTGATtaacatctccaattagaaagtgctgattaatcattgctgacaattcttactgacttgcacattacacactgtGGCCCCTCCAGTATCCACCAGAaagatgggaattggtggggaatcgagAGCCCCAAATGTTGCTCCTCCATCTGGTACAGCAAttccctcggcacgggaatggagacaagttcaGACCAAGTAACGGCTGAGTTTAATCTTTCCGGGCCTGTGGGCTTAGTTTATATCAGAccagaggagattggtgtcagtgactgtggggttgctttatatcagacaggagattattgatatcagtgactgtggggttagtttatatcagacaggaggagattggtgtcagtgactgtggggtgggtttatatcagacaggaggggattggtgtcagtgactgtggggtgggtttatatcagacaggaggggattggtgtcagtgactgtggggttagtttatatcagacaggaggagattggtgtcagtgactgtggggtgggtttatatcagacaggaggagattggtgtcagtgactgtggggtgggtttatatcagacaggaggggattggtgtcagtgactgtggggtgggtttatatcagacaggaggagattggtgtcagtgactgtggggtgggtttatatcagacaggaggagattggtgtcagtgactgtggggtgggtttatatcagacaggaggggattggtgtcagtgactttggggtgggtttatatcagacaggaggggattggtgtcagtgactgtggggtgggtttatatagaAATatagatatagaaaataggtgcaggagcaggccattcggcccttcaagcctgcaccaccattcaatatgatcatggctgatcatgcaacttcagtaccccactactaccttctccccatacccactgatccctttagccataagggtcacatccaattcccttttgaatatatctaacgaactggactcaacaactttctgtgctagagaattccataggttcacaattctctgggtgaaaaagtttctcctcatctcggtcctagatggcttacctcttatccttagactgtgacccttggttctggacttccccaacatcgggaacattcttcctgcatctaacctgcccaatcccatcagaattttatatgcttctatgagatcccctctcattcttctaaattccagtgaatataagccgagtcgatcaagtcttttttcatatgtcagtcctgccatcccaggaatcagtctggtgaaccttcgctgcactccctcaatagcaaaaatgtccttcctcagattaggagacaaaaactgcacacaatactcaaggtgtggtctcaccaaggccctgtacaactgatttccctgctcctatactcaaatcctcttgctatgaaggccaacatgccatttgctttctttgcctgctgtacctacctgcatgcctactttcaatgactgatgtactatgacatccaggtcttgttgcaccttcccttttactaatctgtcgccattcagataataatctgccttcctgtttttgccaccaaagtggataacctacacttatccacattatactgcatctgccatgcatttgcccactcacctaatctgtccaagtcaccctgcagcctcttagcatcctcctcacagctcacactgccacccagcttaatgtcatatgtaaacttggagatattacattcaatttcttcgtctaaatcatttatattgtaaatagctggggtcccagcactgaaccttatggtaccccacttgtcactgcctgccattctaaaaaggacccgtttattcccactctttgcttcctgtctgccaaccagttctctatccacgtcaatacattacccccaataccatgtgccttaatcttacacactaatctcttgtgtgggatcttttgaaagtccaaatacaccacatccattggttctcccttgtccactctactagttacatcctcaaaaaattctagaagatttgtcaagcatgattttcctttcctaaatccatgctgacttggaccgatcctgtcagtgctttccaaatgcgctgctattacatcgttaataattgattccagcattttccccactaccgatgtcaggctaaccggtctacaattccctgttttctctccccccaccccccccccacctcctttttttaaaaaaaagtggggttacattagctaccctccaatccataggaactgatccagagtccatggaatgttggaaaatgatcaccaatgcatctactatttctagggccactgcctaaaatactctgggatgaagactatcaggccctggggatttatctgccttcaatctcatcaatttccctaacaccctttcctgaccaataaggatttccctcagttcccccttctcgctagactctcagtcccctcatattttcgggaggttattcatgtgttccttagtgaagacagaaccaaagtatttgttcaattggtcagccatttccttgttccccattatgaattcatcggattctgactgcaagggacctacattagtcttcactaatttttttctcttcacatatctatagaagtttttgcagtcagtttttatgttccctgcaagtttactctcatactctattttccccctcctcattaaacccttagtcctcctctgctgaattctaaatttctcccagtcctcaagagagaacaTGCGTTATCACAAAGGGAAATTCAACTTGACATAAGTAAACCATGCACT belongs to Pristiophorus japonicus isolate sPriJap1 unplaced genomic scaffold, sPriJap1.hap1 HAP1_SCAFFOLD_932, whole genome shotgun sequence and includes:
- the LOC139257933 gene encoding zinc finger protein 239-like, with translation MEIQWKCGVCGIGFNYPSLLETHRHNHTGKKPFTCPVCEKGFTQLSGLLAHQRVHTGERLFACPVCEKGFAQLSGLLAHQRVHTGEKPFTCSECGKGFTQKSKLLKHQCIHK